DNA sequence from the Sediminibacillus dalangtanensis genome:
ACTTGTGGAAAATGAAATCAATGTAGTAAACGCATAAGCAAGAAATGTGGCTGGTCCCTGATAGGGGCCGGCTTTTTTACATATTCAAAAAGCATTTGTTTTACAAAGACGGTTATTCCCTATGCTGAAACATTCAGGAAGCTTTCAAGCGAAATGAATACTGCTGCTGCAATCAAAGCGAATGTTTTCTTTTTGGTTTTTCCTGCTCCAGTCGGCTTCCCACCGCATAAAACCACGGGTTCTTTCTAATTATAAGGTTAACCATCACGTTGACGGAGGTTTTTTATGTGGCAAGGCTGATTGCTGCTTTTGTTATGGTATGTTTGATTGCGATAATCCTCCCTATTACTGCAGCCGGCCGCCATGCAGAAAACGAGCTGCAGGTGCATTTCATCGATGTCGGACAGGGCGACAGCATTCTGATAGAAGCACCGAACGGACGAAAAATGCTGGTGGATGGAGGACCGCCGTCTGCAGCGGAAAAAGTGACTGAATATCTTAAGGAAAGAGGAATCAACAAGCTGGACCTGGTTGTAGCGACTCACCCGGATATCGATCATATCGGCGGACTCGTCGAAGTTTTGGATGAATTTGACGTCAAGCATTTGATCGACAGCGGCAAGCTCTATACCACCTCTACCTATTTTCACTATTTACAGCAAATCAAAAAGAAAAAAATACCAGTGACGGTTGCAGTGGGGGAAGAGAATATTGTCATCGATCCGCAGCTCACAATCCGTGTTTTGAATACACAAAATGCCTTCAAAACAAATAATCAGTCGTCGATTGCTCTTTCTTTAAGGTACGGCCGTGTAGACTTTTTGCTGATGGCTGACGTGGAGACAATCCAGGAACAAAATATTCTGGACGTGAAACAGCTGCAAGCAGAAATATTGAAGGTGGCACATCATGGAAGTGGAACCAGTACCTCGTTTGATTTTATCCGGGAAGTACGGCCGGAAACCGCGATTTTGTCTTACAGTAAGAACAATGAATTCGGGCATCCTGTCGACAGGGTAGTTGATTACCTGCAGCTTGCCGGCGCCACCATTTACTCGACTGCCAAGGTCGGGGATATTGTGATCCGGACAGATGGGAACACCTATGACGTGGATGTTTCAGGTACAGATCGGGTTTTGAACTATTAAACGGTTTCCGATATAAAAAAGGCTGGCTCCTTTCGGAACCAACCTTAATCATTTCTGTTGCTGAAAATATTATTTGTTGTTATTATTGTTTCTAGAGCGACTATTACCGCCTTTTTGACCGATTTCTTCATAGAATTCACGGTCATATTTGTCGCTAGTAGTGTTACCGCCTTTTTGGCCAATTTCCTGGAAGTGATCTTTGTCATATTTATCGCTTACAGTGTTACCGCCTTTTTGGCCAATCTCTTGGAAATGGTCTTGACCATATTTATCGCTTACGGTCTTACCGCCTTTTTGACCGATTTCTTGAAAATGGTCTTGACCATATTTATCACTTACAGTGTTACCGCCTTTTTGTCCAATCTCCTGGAAGTGATCTTTGTCATATTTGTCGCTTACAGTGTTACCGCCTTTTTGTCCAATCTCCTGGAAGTGTTCTTTATCATATTTGTCGCTTACAGTGTTACCGCCTTTTTGGCCAATTTCCTGGAAGTGATCTTTGTCATATTTATCGCTTACAGTGTTACCGCCTTTTTGTCCGATTTCTTGGAAGTGGTCTTTGTCATATTTGTTGCTTACAGCGTTACCGCCTTTTTGACCTGCTTCTTCTACAGACATCTTATTGTTTCTGCGTTTATTATTGTTTGCCATCTTTATCTTTCCTCCTTTAAATTGTTTTCACTACTACGAATTCCACGTATGGACGCTTTTAAACTTTTCTTCTTCGAAGAGGCTACTTTCGATTCATGAATTTTACTTCAATTGGAAACTCTATCAGTCTCTTTATCTACTTAACTTTATTGGCAGCCGAAGGAAGGCTGGAATACTTGCCAAAGTTTTAACTATTGTTTTATACTTAAATGTTAGAAAATTCAATCAATAAAACAGGCTGCCGTGCGGTTTTTGATGATAAGGAAGAGGGAATATCTCCTTATAGAAGTTAGTATATTATTCCAAATGATAATGGAGGTA
Encoded proteins:
- a CDS encoding ComEC/Rec2 family competence protein — protein: MARLIAAFVMVCLIAIILPITAAGRHAENELQVHFIDVGQGDSILIEAPNGRKMLVDGGPPSAAEKVTEYLKERGINKLDLVVATHPDIDHIGGLVEVLDEFDVKHLIDSGKLYTTSTYFHYLQQIKKKKIPVTVAVGEENIVIDPQLTIRVLNTQNAFKTNNQSSIALSLRYGRVDFLLMADVETIQEQNILDVKQLQAEILKVAHHGSGTSTSFDFIREVRPETAILSYSKNNEFGHPVDRVVDYLQLAGATIYSTAKVGDIVIRTDGNTYDVDVSGTDRVLNY
- a CDS encoding general stress protein, with product MANNNKRRNNKMSVEEAGQKGGNAVSNKYDKDHFQEIGQKGGNTVSDKYDKDHFQEIGQKGGNTVSDKYDKEHFQEIGQKGGNTVSDKYDKDHFQEIGQKGGNTVSDKYGQDHFQEIGQKGGKTVSDKYGQDHFQEIGQKGGNTVSDKYDKDHFQEIGQKGGNTTSDKYDREFYEEIGQKGGNSRSRNNNNNK